The genomic region CGAAGACCTTCGCCGAGTGCGGCTGCACGAACTCCGCGTAGTCCCGCGGCGACAACGCGCCCGCCCACGAGTCGAACAGCTGGATCGCCGACGCGCCCGCCTCGATCTGCACCGACAGGTAGGCGATCGCCACGTCGGCCAGCCGGTCGGCCAGCGCGTGCCACAGCTTCGGGTCGGCGTGCATCAGCGACTTCGTCTTCGCGTGGTCCTTGCTCGGCCCGCCCTCGACCAGGTACGACGCGACCGTGAACGGCGCGCCCGCGAACCCGATCAGCGGCGTGCCTCCCAGCTCACCGACCAGCTGCCGTACCGAGTCGGTCACGTACGCCACGTCCGCCGGCGTCACCGGTCGCACCGCGGCCAGGTCCGCGGCCGTGCGCACCGGCGCCGCGACCACCGGGCCGACGCCGGGCTGGATCTCCAGGTCGACGCCGACCGCCTTCAACGGCAGCACGATGTCGGAGAAGAAGATCGCCGCGTCGACGCCGTACCGGCGTACCGGCTGCAGGGTGATCTCCACGACGAGGTCGGGACGCATGCACGACTCGAGCATCGTGGTGCCCTCCCGCAGCGCCCGGTACTCCGGCAACGACCGGCCCGCCTGGCGCATGAACCACACCGGAGTGTGCGGCCCGGGTTCGCCCCGGGCGGCGAGCAGAAAGGCGGAGCGGCTCAGCGGGTTCTCGGGGCGGTCGGCAACGGTCGGTGAGGGGACTGAAGGGGTCACAGGCACGTCATCGATGATCCCATGCCCGCACCGCTCATCGGCGCGTCGTCACCGGCACCGGTGACAGATCAGTCGTAGGCTGCGATGCATGGGTGCCCGCAAGCAGGTCGACGCGCCACCCGCGGAGTTCGCCGAGGCCCTGACGCAACTGCGTGAGGCCCGGTTCCGGCCCGAGGTCTTCGTCGAGGAGATGCCCGCGCCGCAGCGGATCGCTCCGCACGCGGCCGCGGTCAGCGCCGACGTGACGGTCGACGGTGACGATGTCGCCACCGGCCGTCTGGTCGTCCTCTACGACCCGGACGGGAACGACGCCTGGCAGTCGACCTTCCGCTGTGTCGCGTACGTGCGCGCCGCCGTCGAGCCGGAGATGGTGACGGACGCGCTGCTCGGTGGCGTGGGCTGGACCTGGCTGATGGAGGCGCTGGCCGACCGGGGTGCCGATTTCCTGGCCCCGAGCGGTACCGTGACCAGGGTGGTGTCGGAAAGTTTCGGCGGAATGGCCGACGACGAGGCGACCGCGGAGATCGAGATCCGCGCCTCCTGGAGCCCGGTCCCGGGCCCGGACGGCGGGATCGACGTGACGCGGCACGCCGAGGCGTGGGGCGAGGTGCTGTGCACCGCGGCCGGGCTGCCGCCGGTGCCGCCGGGCGTGGTCGCGATGCCCACCCGCCGTGGTCAGCGGGGCCGATGAGCCCGGCCGAGACCCAGCAGCCGCAGCCGCCCGTCCCGGACGACCCGACCGAGAACCTGCCACTGCTCGAGCTCCGCGACGGGCTCTCCGACGTCGTCGACACCGACGCCGCGCTGCGTGACGTCGTCGAGGCGTTCGGTCACGGCACCGGGCCGGTCGCCGTCGACGCCGAGCGCGCCTCGGGGTACCGCTACTCGCACCGCGCCTACCTGGTCCAGCTGCGCCGCGAGGGTGCCGGGTCCGCGCTGGTCGACCCGATCCCGTTCGGCGACCTGTCCGTGCTCGGTGACGCGATCATCGACGCCGAGTGGATCATTCACGCCGCGAACCAGGACCTGGCCTGCCTGGCCGAGGTCGGCATGGTGCCGCGCCAGGTGTTCGACACCGAGCTGGCCGGCCGCCTGCTCGGCTACCCCAAGGTCGGCCTGGCGTCACTGGTCAGCGAGGTGCTCGGCTACCGGATGCGCAAGGAGCACTCGGCCGCCGACTGGTCGACCCGTCCGCTGCCCGGGCCCTGGCTGGTGTACGCCGCGCTCGACGTCGAGATGCTGATCGAGCTGCGCGACGCGATCGAGCAGGAGCTGCGCCGCGAGGGCAAGTGGGAGTGGGCCCAGCAGGAGTTCGCCGCGATCCTGTCCGCGCCGCCGCGCGAGCCGAAACCCGACCCGTGGCGCCGGACCTCCGGCATGCACCGGGTCCGCAACCGCCGCAGCCTGGCCGTCGTCCGGGCGCTGTGGGAGGCCCGCGACCAGATCGCCGCGGCCGCCGACATCTCGCCGGGCCGGATCCTGCCGGACGCCGCGATCGTCGAGGCCGCGGCCGCGATGCCCGCCGACCGGGAGACCCTGCAGCGGC from Kribbella flavida DSM 17836 harbors:
- the hemE gene encoding uroporphyrinogen decarboxylase, coding for MPVTPSVPSPTVADRPENPLSRSAFLLAARGEPGPHTPVWFMRQAGRSLPEYRALREGTTMLESCMRPDLVVEITLQPVRRYGVDAAIFFSDIVLPLKAVGVDLEIQPGVGPVVAAPVRTAADLAAVRPVTPADVAYVTDSVRQLVGELGGTPLIGFAGAPFTVASYLVEGGPSKDHAKTKSLMHADPKLWHALADRLADVAIAYLSVQIEAGASAIQLFDSWAGALSPRDYAEFVQPHSAKVFGALEQYGVPRLHFGVNTGELLGLMSEAGADVVGVDWRVPLDEAVRRITAAGGSPKPVQGNLDPALLFAGWEAIEPQLDRILTEGRSAPGHIFNLGHGVPPNADPEVLHKIVQAVHAKSTR
- a CDS encoding DUF3000 domain-containing protein translates to MGARKQVDAPPAEFAEALTQLREARFRPEVFVEEMPAPQRIAPHAAAVSADVTVDGDDVATGRLVVLYDPDGNDAWQSTFRCVAYVRAAVEPEMVTDALLGGVGWTWLMEALADRGADFLAPSGTVTRVVSESFGGMADDEATAEIEIRASWSPVPGPDGGIDVTRHAEAWGEVLCTAAGLPPVPPGVVAMPTRRGQRGR
- a CDS encoding HRDC domain-containing protein, coding for MSPAETQQPQPPVPDDPTENLPLLELRDGLSDVVDTDAALRDVVEAFGHGTGPVAVDAERASGYRYSHRAYLVQLRREGAGSALVDPIPFGDLSVLGDAIIDAEWIIHAANQDLACLAEVGMVPRQVFDTELAGRLLGYPKVGLASLVSEVLGYRMRKEHSAADWSTRPLPGPWLVYAALDVEMLIELRDAIEQELRREGKWEWAQQEFAAILSAPPREPKPDPWRRTSGMHRVRNRRSLAVVRALWEARDQIAAAADISPGRILPDAAIVEAAAAMPADRETLQRLTAFKGRGAHRHMRTWWEAIDHARRLPDSELPKQGPRYDGPPPARAWAERDPDAAARLSAARAAVGEIAEAHRLPTENLLSPDTIRRLAWTPPAESTVEVVSAFLREHGAREWQIGLTAQVLTDALTVTAPAKPLD